The following nucleotide sequence is from Spirochaetaceae bacterium.
GTGGGGTCGGTCACATACTTCTTGTCGGCAGCGGCTGCCGGCTCCTCCTCTGCGCCAGCGGCCCACAGGCCGGTTGCGGTCAGGATGAGGCCACACAGCACTGCGAGCCCCGTCTTAAATGGAATTGTCTGTCTCATAGAGATAGACCTCCGACAAATATTGTTTGAGAGCAGTCATTCCACTGCCGGCCCCTCGCCTGCTCCATTCGAGCGAGGGCGACACCCCGTAGCGGCGCAGCCGTCCGGTCTTTCGTTAGTCTCTTATCGCGTGCCTCCTTTGGCGCGCCGCGCCGAAAGGCAGCCATGCGCGCCGCCGCGCGTGGTGGCGGTGCTGCACGTCACCCATCTGCTTCTTGCTGCCGGCAAAGTCGCTACGCATGTTGATGTGGACTGGTGGAGTCGGCCGACGTCGGCCGTTGGAGGCACGGATGCGTGGCGGGTGTGTGCCACGCGGATGGCTGGTGCCGCGCTCAGCACCGGCGCCGAGCGGCTGGCTGCCGCGCGGTTAGGTAGTCGGTAGTCGGTAGTCGGTAGTCGGTAGCGGGCTGGATGCTGTCGGTGCCCATTTGCGGACGAGTGTAGAGGCCGGCCCAAATCCGTGACAAGCGCGACCCACCGCGTTGCGTCACCGCCAACCGGCCACTGCGCTGACTGTCATCATGGCACTTCATCGGCATCCGTCGCCCCAAGCGAGCCATGCTAGCGTGGGCGCGACCAGCCTGTCAACGACTCGGACGTCACCGAACATCACCGGCCACCACTGCGCTGACTGTCGTCATGGCGCGTCATCATCGATCCGTCGAACCCACCCACTCTCTACGGTCGCCGGCCGGTTCCGTGGCTTGCAGCATCCCGGGGTTGTGCGTAGAGTCTCGTTCATGAGCCACGCTGCTCTCCCGACCGACTCGGCAACAGGCGCGATGGGGGCGCCCGTCGCTCCGGTCATTCCGCTGGAGAATGGAGATCGGCTGCCGCGTTGCGAGTTTGAGCGGCGCTATCTCGCCCGGCCCGACATCAAGAAGGCGGAACTGATCGAGGGGGTAGTCCACATGCCGTCGCCCGTCCGCGCGACCCATGCCGAGAAGCACGGTGACCTGTTGGCATGGCTGCGCGTTTACAGCGCATCGACCCCCGGCGTCTCGGTGCTCGACAACGCCACCGTGCGTCTGGACCTCGACAACGAGCCGCAGCCCGACGTGCTCATGCGCATCAAGCCGGCCGCCATCGGCCGGTCGCGACTCGACGCCGACGACTACGTGAGCGGCGCGCCCGAGTTGGTGGTCGAAGTGGTGGCGAGCAGCGCAGCCTACGACCTGCATGACAAGCTGCACGCCTACCGCCGCAACGGGGTGCTGGAGTACCTGGTCTGGCGGGTATACGATGACGCAATCGACTGGTTCGTGCTTACCGCAGACGAGTACCGGCCCCTGGCGCCGGATGCCGCCGGAATTCTGTACAGCCAGACGTTCGCCGGTCTGCGCCTTGCCTCCAACGCGCTCCTCGCCGGCGACTTCGCCGGCGTGCTGTGCGAGTTGAGCAACGGCATCGCCACCCCTGAGCATTCCGCGTTCGTCGCCAAACTGGGATCGGCGTCCGCTCGATAGTCCGCCTCTCAGGTGCCGCGGTCGCGGAGTCAGCGGTCACCGTAGCGTCGTCCAGTCACTCGGGTCGACGGCGGCACCCGCGCCCGCGCAGTCCGGCCCACCGTCCCGTAAGCAGTCCACCCGGTCGCAATCGGCGCCACGCTACCAGCCAGTTCAGCGTCGACTCGATCGAGAGGCGACGGCGAGAACAAGGCGATAGCACACACGTAGCAATC
It contains:
- a CDS encoding Uma2 family endonuclease, with product MSHAALPTDSATGAMGAPVAPVIPLENGDRLPRCEFERRYLARPDIKKAELIEGVVHMPSPVRATHAEKHGDLLAWLRVYSASTPGVSVLDNATVRLDLDNEPQPDVLMRIKPAAIGRSRLDADDYVSGAPELVVEVVASSAAYDLHDKLHAYRRNGVLEYLVWRVYDDAIDWFVLTADEYRPLAPDAAGILYSQTFAGLRLASNALLAGDFAGVLCELSNGIATPEHSAFVAKLGSASAR